The proteins below come from a single Mya arenaria isolate MELC-2E11 chromosome 8, ASM2691426v1 genomic window:
- the LOC128244101 gene encoding toll-like receptor 13, with the protein MPNRDDLLCDSSCDQQLGLSSEYFSDEHNKCCVCLSCTLLDGHEISLALEYTSVLGRNVVIVESLFNESALYMIESTNGDMTDFPSNVCGWDTDKEYLEQFAEHRMVADFEKFNNNIYRINFGSNKIKIVPDISCLANLDTLNLRDNRISHLGNMSFSNLSRLRNLDISLNNIQTIDPKTLFTENVFLLRVNLSDNKLTVADVSNLVSLHPLCEVDLKSNEIESLTNNLGITLDTGLNYGPGFINLQENHIFTFPDLQSLLKLKDLNLFGKLLHFGFDLRGAPLHCDCHMQPYHSLAINSLKALWRDYFAIKCTSPPELKDVLVFELDPFDLVCELRIEDGCPKGCTCLDVPENDTVYVDCSNSRLNQMPIGMPESTFSKYIHLNLSNNHIKDIRASYLTELSYLDVSGNTLSEIDEETTKRLQNTSLDISSNRYLRVLPRNLQYRNLCETKLSHLAIDCTCDNIWIQNWIKTKDCPSKTDLATFMCYMPNLKQSIPATAFTPDVAECELDKSMFKLVLIVVACLTPALLVIGVFVYIFRYELLVAWLRMNRKYPGKEKCFEYDVGITFNVDDEKLRKWVGKELVPRLKQEGFRVYRAYVDANYGAPRDNDVAEVFAKCRNFLLILSDSYINENAVEDDFEDLDEPKERRWTENEWKFAWNQYKSDNMKNLIIVNYDHVSASDVKHRQIKAVMRVGHVVSFCNNNANEVLDNIVKKIGSVKKIQQARRKSRKGVIYTVVKEMKTNNLAMLNKETRTVQCLQQGITYWNQSNVTPMPTKNTRWKVSFSQESMLDHSTIMPECSE; encoded by the coding sequence ATGCCGAATCGTGACGACCTTTTATGTGACTCTTCGTGTGACCAACAACTTGGCCTATCATCTGAGTATTTCAGCGATGAACacaataaatgttgtgtttgcCTCTCCTGTACCTTGTTGGACGGCCATGAAATCAGCCTAGCGTTAGAGTATACAAGCGTTTTGGGAAGAAATGTTGTAATAGTCGAGTCTTTATTTAACGAGTCTGCTTTATATATGATAGAATCTACCAACGGCGATATGACTGACTTTCCAAGCAATGTCTGTGGATGGGATACGGATAAGGAATACTTGGAACAGTTTGCAGAACACAGAATGGTTGCcgattttgaaaagtttaataacAACATCTACAGGATCAATTTCGGaagcaacaaaataaaaattgttccCGACATTAGCTGTTTAGCAAACCTGGACACTCTAAATCTACGCGACAATCGGATATCTCATCTTGGCAATATGTCATTTAGTAACCTCAGTCGCTTAAGAAATCTTGATATATCTTTGAATAATATTCAAACCATTGACCCGAAAACGTTATTCACTGAAAATGTATTCCTACTACGTGTTAATCTGTCAGACAACAAACTAACAGTCGCAGATGTGAGCAATTTGGTTTCCTTGCATCCACTCTGCGAGGTAGatttaaaaagtaatgaaatagaAAGTCTGACAAACAACCTCGGTATCACACTCGACACAGGTCTCAACTATGGTCCAGGATTTATCAATCTTCAAGAAAACCACATATTCACATTTCCAGATCTGCAGTCTCTTCTGAAACTCAAAGACCTAAACTTATTTGGAAAACTTCTGCATTTTGGATTTGATCTACGTGGAGCACCTCTACACTGTGACTGTCACATGCAACCATATCACAGCCTGGCAATAAACAGTCTAAAGGCCCTCTGGAGAGATTATTTTGCTATCAAATGCACTTCACCGCCCGAGCTTAAAGACGTTCTGGTTTTTGAGCTTGATCCGTTTGACCTCGTGTGTGAACTTAGGATAGAAGATGGGTGTCCTAAGGGGTGTACCTGTCTTGATGTACCAGAAAACGACACAGTCTATGTTGATTGCTCAAATTCGCGCTTGAATCAGATGCCCATAGGTATGCCAGAATCGACATTTTCCAAATACATTCATCTCAATCTATCAAACAACCACATTAAAGACATCAGAGCATCATATCTTACCGAACTGTCATATTTAGATGTTTCCGGAAACACTCTTTCTGAAATCGATGAAGAAACAACAAAGCGACTCCAGAACACTTCTTTAGATATATCTAGCAATAGGTACTTACGTGTTCTGCCTAGAAATCTCCAGTACAGGAATTTATGCGAGACCAAGCTTTCGCATCTGGCGATCGACTGTACTTGTGACAACATCTGGATACAGAATTGGATTAAAACTAAGGACTGTCCCAGTAAAACAGACCTTGCGACATTCATGTGTTATATGCCTAATTTGAAGCAATCAATTCCGGCAACTGCCTTTACTCCTGACGTTGCTGAATGCGAATTAgacaaaagtatgtttaaacttgtattGATTGTAGTAGCCTGTCTTACTCCTGCACTGTTGGTGATTGGTGTTTTCGTTTACATTTTTCGGTACGAACTTCTCGTCGCTTGGCTACGGATGAACCGTAAATACCCGGGCAAAGAAAAGTGTTTTGAATATGACGTAGGAATAACATTTAACGTAGACGATGAAAAACTACGGAAATGGGTTGGTAAAGAACTCGTCCCAAGACTTAAACAAGAGGGGTTCAGAGTTTATAGAGCTTACGTTGATGCGAACTATGGAGCGCCGAGGGATAATGATGTAGCTGAAGTGTTTGCAAAATGCAGGAATTTCTTGCTTATTCTTTCTGATAGTTACATAAATGAAAATGCTGTGGAAGATGACTTTGAAGACTTAGACGAGCCAAAAGAAAGACGATGGACTGAAAATGAATGGAAGTTTGCTTGGAACCAGTATAAATCAGATAACATGAAAAACCTTATAATCGTTAACTATGACCACGTATCCGCATCCGATGTAAAACATAGGCAAATTAAGGCTGTGATGCGAGTAGGACATGTTGTGAGCTTCTGTAATAACAATGCAAATGAAGTTCTTGATAATATAGTTAAAAAGATCGGGTCGgtaaagaaaatacaacaagCAAGGAGAAAATCCAGGAAAGGCGTTATCTACACAGTTGTGAAAGAGATGAAGACCAACAATCTTGCTAtgttaaacaaagaaacacGCACTGTCCAATGTTTGCAGCAAGGAATCACCTATTGGAATCAATCGAACGTTACGCCAATGCCAACGAAGAACACGCGATGGAAAGTATCATTTAGTCAAGAAAGCATGCTTGATCATTCCACAATAATGCCGGAGTGTAGCGAGTAA